Proteins co-encoded in one Methanobrevibacter millerae genomic window:
- a CDS encoding Ig-like domain repeat protein has product MIFLSPINAIELNTNQSIDKSNVPLEISNTDDFNDEIYASSGQYIDDGNFEYNDSDYYDFSEDPSIDYFVSGVYHGPYKEPAIVIEEFNIDVGDIDANNYVTINVKFNGTICSNIFTLERYPLKIQENDKIIGIIPENTVSNTNYPTDPNDSSWYAVESNYAFTTSFKYKLKDYTADLRLRLCSFSSNVLVFHGSKKPQLTNLNENSIRIINNNKEYTSNSSWLNNEESLKKALELVEDNGIIYLNNMEFYINSKISINKNISIIGNNVTINALETPEIFEIVSNAKLSNINFKNASDYMLNIKNADCTLENCIFTQTNAKIINNAGNLKIINSTFKDIDGIKTFNEMKINHNTFTLINNQNTIEIKNTTFTNIKLPRYIELDDQIVNSSYLIYNLENSALKMDNSIFNEVSTKIIYNNGNMLLKNTNITNTDIELPILKTTTLNKKLRNYELISSYLKTYDPITLTGLIDNLGEINISNCNFENTTWVGKKTISTPITNLNYILFYTTNPYEIYGVYGTMATSFLTKASAINNEGRLYITESSFKSLTATSAGAIYNSGNATINKITTNNIKIELIGGVMVNDGNMNITNSYLNDSRVDISYSDTRGCAIYNSGKLNIENTTINKTSNGYITKGSIYNKGELNISKSIINNSDAYDGGAICNDGTLNVDSTLFEKCSGSFGIIFNHEEKNATIYNSSFIDCKLKSHFGIIANEGNMIFERNTLDFKNYEADSGSGTWGIHNNGKIKIYHNLFINTNTTPKYDRWGHATKNIIIFIINEAGETDISYNYFDTNEDPYNHFSTAPVGHYFVFDVEQEYYPLQIGEKVNITTTLKLDNGKYYENYDLLPNMTVEFTITGNNEKQIIYVPLINGKASIEFNKTQEKGLYNIAARLGYCIKEVEIDIGKNYSQMDVKAEEITYPDDATFYMTVTGNLTHQPTGKISVIIDGTKYTTNIKNTKAELTIPGLIPETYDLIIRYEGDEDYFKSFYHHNYTVHKQPTSMNITLNEINYGEIGIIKVTLSPEKVSTQAYMYITDENNQTTRKTVYVRNSTELKLKNFAAGEYNITISTWENRYYESANATAIFKVNKYLTNLTINATDINAGEIQKLIITLTPKGEVAGEANLTINNYTQIIFLKNGENTITIENLTGGIYNVTVTFPGDKKYAASTATTTFTVIKQQSNITAKIENNILYINATPNTTGLVLIYINDDIYEVNLTNSQIVFPINFTKAENNIFIYYQGDKNFNYSMCNLTYECEELLNLTGYDSLFYNTENATIYITLTDEEGYGIANRTITITVNNETYTRITENDGSVELELDLPVGTYEITAQYRNKTATNTIKVIEDAFILGNDTKAYENVDFTYTLILVDHNETPIINAEITFNFENKTFTNKTDTNGKITLNFNLKEGNYTITSSYKTVNHTNQIIIVDDSHLMGNDVRAYSGTNFTYKTKLTDHNNNPIENATITFTIGNETFINKTNSKGESTLIFNLETGNYTITAQYKNRTIENTFEIIEDYILRGNDVKAFSETDFTYRVNLTDHNGKAIKNAEITFNINGENYTNTTNNNGQAVLNLNLKGGNYIITINYRNTTTTNNIEIVEDFLLIGNDVKAYAEDNITYRVNLTDHNGKTITNAEINFTINNMTYLNKTDDNGQATLTLSLKEGNYTITATYKNTTTTNNLEIIEDHQITGQNIKAYENTDFTYTITLTRTDGTPLTNKTITFIINNRRYTNVTNEEGKASRTLNLPANNYTITAIYKNTQITNNLTIISEDYVLQANNIRAYSQRDFQYKVNLTDHNGNPVKNAEITFKMDNLTYSNKTNDNGQAILNLNLEKGNYTINARYNDAKITNHFEIIETYTLKGINVKSYENFDFKYSVKLTNHNNKTMSNEEITFTIENKTYTNKTDINGQATLTLNLKEGNYTITTKYADTTTTNQLNIIKYDLEIMESDDLTMYYKDGSKFTARLLKDSTPLINKTVQFIINGNTYSRTTDNEGYARIAINLNSGTHNITSKYNNITKTNTITIKSTINGSDIVKMHKNDTQYYATFYNTKGEALKNTDVQFNINGVLYTRTTNERGIAKMNINLNPGEYIITAINPNSTEQHTNTITVISKIQENNDLTKYYKNGSQYVAKIIKTDGTTAKAGEKVTFNINGVFYERYTNETGHVKMNINLNPGEYIITADYEGCQASNKITVLPTLTAKDLTKKYGTKEPFEVKLVNGQGQVYANEKITFNINGVFYERTTNEQGIAKLNINLMPGKYIITSTHNGLNIANTVTVKE; this is encoded by the coding sequence ATGATATTTTTATCACCAATAAATGCAATTGAATTAAATACAAACCAAAGTATTGACAAATCAAATGTTCCTCTTGAAATAAGCAATACTGACGACTTTAATGATGAAATTTATGCTAGTAGCGGCCAATACATAGACGATGGCAATTTTGAATATAATGATAGTGACTACTATGACTTTAGCGAAGATCCATCTATAGACTACTTTGTCTCTGGAGTATATCATGGCCCATATAAGGAGCCTGCAATTGTAATAGAAGAGTTCAATATTGATGTAGGAGATATTGATGCAAATAATTATGTGACAATTAACGTAAAGTTTAATGGAACCATATGCAGCAATATCTTTACTTTAGAAAGATATCCCTTAAAAATACAAGAAAATGATAAAATAATTGGAATAATTCCGGAAAATACTGTTTCAAATACAAATTATCCAACAGACCCTAATGATTCCTCATGGTATGCTGTAGAATCAAATTATGCATTTACAACATCATTCAAATACAAGTTAAAAGACTATACTGCAGATTTAAGATTAAGATTATGCAGTTTTTCTTCAAATGTTCTTGTTTTTCATGGTTCAAAAAAGCCTCAATTAACCAATTTAAATGAAAACTCAATCAGAATCATAAATAACAACAAAGAATACACTTCAAATTCATCTTGGTTAAACAATGAAGAATCTTTGAAAAAAGCGCTTGAATTAGTGGAAGATAATGGAATAATCTATTTAAATAACATGGAATTTTACATTAATTCAAAAATAAGCATCAATAAGAACATTTCAATAATTGGAAATAATGTAACAATTAATGCTTTAGAAACCCCCGAAATATTTGAAATCGTATCAAATGCAAAATTATCCAATATTAATTTTAAAAATGCTTCAGACTATATGTTAAATATTAAAAACGCTGATTGTACATTAGAAAACTGTATTTTTACACAAACAAATGCTAAAATAATTAATAATGCAGGTAATCTTAAAATAATCAACTCAACATTTAAGGATATTGATGGGATAAAAACATTCAATGAAATGAAGATAAACCACAACACATTTACTTTAATTAATAATCAAAACACAATTGAAATAAAAAACACAACTTTTACAAACATTAAATTACCCAGATATATTGAATTAGACGATCAAATAGTAAACTCAAGTTATTTAATTTATAATTTAGAAAATTCCGCTTTAAAAATGGACAATAGTATTTTTAATGAAGTATCCACCAAAATAATCTACAATAATGGAAATATGCTTCTTAAAAATACAAATATTACAAATACCGATATTGAATTGCCAATACTAAAAACAACTACTTTAAATAAAAAGCTCCGGAATTATGAATTAATTTCATCCTACCTTAAAACTTATGATCCAATCACTCTTACCGGATTAATAGATAATCTGGGCGAAATTAATATCTCAAATTGCAATTTTGAAAACACCACTTGGGTTGGGAAAAAAACTATAAGCACCCCTATTACAAATTTGAATTATATATTATTTTATACAACCAATCCTTATGAAATATATGGAGTATATGGTACCATGGCAACAAGCTTTTTAACAAAAGCTAGTGCAATAAACAATGAAGGAAGACTATACATTACAGAAAGCTCATTTAAAAGTTTAACTGCAACATCTGCTGGAGCAATATACAATTCAGGCAATGCGACTATTAATAAAATAACTACCAACAATATAAAAATAGAATTAATAGGAGGAGTAATGGTAAATGACGGCAATATGAATATCACAAATTCTTACTTAAACGATAGTAGAGTTGATATATCTTACTCAGATACCCGGGGGTGTGCAATTTACAATTCAGGCAAACTAAACATAGAAAATACAACAATCAATAAAACATCTAATGGCTATATAACGAAAGGATCAATATACAACAAAGGTGAATTAAACATATCCAAATCAATAATAAATAATAGTGATGCATATGATGGAGGAGCCATATGCAATGATGGAACATTAAATGTTGATTCAACACTTTTCGAGAAATGTTCTGGCTCATTTGGAATAATATTTAATCACGAAGAAAAAAATGCAACAATATACAATTCGTCTTTTATCGACTGTAAACTTAAATCACATTTTGGAATAATAGCAAATGAAGGAAATATGATTTTTGAAAGAAATACTCTTGATTTTAAAAATTATGAAGCAGATAGTGGCTCAGGAACATGGGGTATCCACAATAATGGAAAAATAAAAATATACCACAACCTATTCATAAACACAAACACAACGCCAAAATATGATAGGTGGGGACATGCAACCAAAAACATTATTATATTCATAATTAATGAAGCTGGAGAAACAGATATCAGTTATAACTACTTTGACACAAATGAAGACCCATATAATCATTTCTCAACAGCCCCTGTTGGCCATTATTTTGTTTTTGATGTAGAACAGGAATACTACCCACTTCAAATCGGAGAAAAAGTAAACATCACAACAACATTGAAACTGGACAATGGAAAATACTACGAAAACTACGATTTACTCCCAAACATGACCGTCGAATTCACAATAACCGGAAACAATGAAAAACAAATAATCTATGTCCCATTAATAAATGGAAAAGCAAGCATAGAATTCAACAAAACACAAGAAAAAGGATTATACAATATAGCTGCAAGATTAGGATACTGCATCAAAGAAGTTGAAATAGATATCGGTAAAAACTACTCACAAATGGACGTGAAAGCAGAAGAAATAACATACCCTGATGATGCGACATTTTATATGACAGTAACAGGAAATTTAACGCACCAACCAACAGGAAAAATCTCAGTAATCATAGACGGAACAAAATACACAACAAATATTAAAAATACAAAAGCAGAATTAACAATACCCGGATTAATCCCGGAAACGTATGACCTAATAATCAGATATGAAGGAGATGAAGACTATTTCAAGTCATTTTATCACCATAATTACACTGTCCACAAACAGCCAACAAGCATGAACATTACCTTGAATGAGATTAATTATGGCGAAATTGGAATAATAAAAGTAACATTATCCCCTGAAAAAGTTTCAACACAGGCATACATGTACATTACAGATGAAAACAACCAAACAACAAGAAAAACCGTCTATGTAAGAAACAGTACTGAACTGAAACTTAAAAACTTCGCAGCCGGAGAATATAACATAACAATAAGCACCTGGGAAAACAGATACTATGAATCAGCCAATGCAACAGCAATATTTAAAGTAAACAAATACCTGACAAACTTAACTATTAATGCAACTGACATTAATGCCGGTGAAATACAAAAATTAATAATCACATTAACACCTAAAGGAGAGGTTGCTGGAGAAGCCAACCTGACGATAAACAATTACACACAAATAATATTCCTTAAAAACGGAGAAAACACAATAACAATAGAAAATCTCACCGGAGGAATATACAACGTAACCGTAACATTCCCTGGAGATAAAAAATACGCTGCATCCACTGCAACAACAACATTCACCGTAATAAAACAGCAAAGCAACATTACTGCAAAAATAGAAAACAACATACTATACATTAATGCAACCCCAAACACAACCGGACTGGTGTTAATATACATTAATGATGACATATACGAAGTTAATTTGACAAACAGCCAAATAGTATTCCCAATTAACTTCACAAAAGCAGAAAACAACATATTCATTTATTATCAGGGAGATAAAAACTTTAATTATTCAATGTGTAATTTAACCTATGAATGTGAAGAATTACTGAATTTAACTGGATATGATTCATTATTCTATAATACTGAAAACGCAACAATCTATATTACATTAACGGATGAGGAAGGATATGGAATAGCAAACAGAACAATCACGATAACCGTTAATAATGAAACATACACCAGAATAACAGAAAATGATGGAAGTGTAGAATTAGAACTAGACTTGCCAGTTGGAACATATGAAATAACCGCACAATACAGAAACAAAACGGCAACAAACACAATAAAAGTCATAGAAGACGCATTTATCCTAGGAAACGATACAAAAGCCTATGAAAATGTTGATTTCACATATACATTAATATTGGTTGACCACAATGAAACACCAATCATTAATGCAGAAATAACATTCAACTTTGAAAACAAAACATTCACCAATAAAACAGACACGAACGGGAAAATAACACTGAATTTTAACCTGAAAGAAGGAAACTACACAATAACAAGTTCCTATAAAACAGTCAACCACACAAATCAAATAATTATCGTTGATGACTCACATCTAATGGGAAATGATGTTAGAGCCTATTCAGGAACAAATTTCACATATAAAACAAAATTAACTGACCACAACAACAATCCAATTGAAAACGCAACAATAACATTCACAATAGGAAATGAAACATTTATAAATAAAACTAATTCAAAAGGCGAATCAACGCTAATATTTAACTTAGAAACTGGAAACTACACAATAACTGCCCAATATAAAAACAGAACAATTGAAAATACTTTTGAAATAATCGAAGATTATATATTAAGAGGAAATGACGTTAAAGCATTTTCAGAAACTGATTTCACTTACAGAGTTAATTTAACAGACCATAATGGAAAAGCAATCAAAAATGCAGAAATCACATTTAACATCAATGGAGAAAACTACACCAATACAACAAACAATAACGGCCAAGCAGTGTTAAACCTCAATTTAAAAGGTGGAAACTATATAATAACCATTAATTACAGAAACACGACAACCACAAATAACATTGAGATTGTAGAAGACTTCTTATTAATTGGTAATGATGTTAAAGCTTATGCAGAAGATAACATCACTTACAGAGTTAATTTAACAGACCATAATGGAAAAACGATAACCAATGCAGAAATCAACTTCACAATCAATAACATGACTTATCTAAATAAAACCGATGATAATGGTCAAGCCACATTAACTTTAAGCCTCAAGGAAGGAAACTACACAATAACTGCAACCTACAAAAATACAACGACCACAAACAATCTGGAAATCATAGAAGACCATCAAATAACTGGTCAAAACATCAAAGCCTACGAAAACACAGATTTCACATACACAATAACGCTTACAAGAACAGACGGTACGCCACTGACAAACAAAACAATCACATTCATAATAAACAACAGAAGATACACAAACGTGACAAATGAAGAAGGAAAAGCTTCAAGAACGCTTAATTTACCTGCAAACAACTACACAATAACAGCAATATACAAAAACACACAAATAACAAATAATCTAACGATAATAAGCGAAGATTACGTCCTTCAGGCAAATAATATACGAGCTTACAGTCAAAGAGATTTCCAATACAAAGTAAACCTAACCGACCACAACGGAAATCCAGTTAAAAATGCTGAAATAACATTTAAAATGGATAACTTAACCTATTCAAACAAGACAAATGATAACGGTCAAGCAATATTAAACTTAAACCTTGAAAAAGGAAACTACACAATAAACGCCAGGTATAATGATGCGAAAATAACAAATCACTTTGAAATCATTGAAACCTACACATTAAAAGGAATCAATGTGAAATCCTACGAAAACTTTGACTTCAAATACAGTGTAAAATTAACAAACCACAACAATAAAACAATGTCAAACGAAGAAATAACATTTACGATTGAAAATAAAACATACACTAACAAAACAGACATTAATGGGCAAGCCACATTAACATTGAACCTTAAAGAAGGAAACTACACAATAACGACCAAATATGCAGACACCACAACAACCAATCAGTTAAACATCATAAAATATGATTTGGAAATAATGGAAAGTGACGATTTAACAATGTATTACAAAGACGGATCTAAATTCACAGCAAGACTTTTAAAAGATAGTACCCCATTAATTAACAAAACTGTACAATTTATAATTAATGGAAACACATACAGCAGAACAACCGATAATGAAGGTTATGCAAGAATCGCAATAAACCTCAACAGCGGAACACATAATATCACAAGCAAATACAATAACATTACAAAAACAAACACGATAACAATCAAATCAACAATAAACGGTTCAGACATTGTAAAAATGCATAAAAACGACACGCAATACTATGCAACATTCTACAACACCAAAGGAGAAGCCCTTAAAAATACCGATGTTCAATTCAATATCAACGGAGTATTATACACAAGAACAACCAACGAACGGGGAATAGCTAAAATGAACATCAACCTAAATCCTGGAGAATACATAATAACCGCAATAAATCCGAACAGTACAGAACAACACACAAACACGATTACAGTAATCTCAAAAATACAGGAAAACAATGATTTAACCAAATACTATAAAAACGGCTCACAATATGTGGCTAAAATCATAAAAACCGACGGAACAACAGCAAAAGCCGGTGAAAAAGTAACGTTCAACATCAACGGAGTATTCTACGAAAGATACACCAACGAAACAGGCCATGTTAAAATGAACATTAACTTAAACCCTGGAGAATACATTATTACTGCAGACTACGAAGGATGTCAAGCATCAAATAAAATAACCGTACTCCCAACGTTAACGGCTAAGGATTTAACCAAAAAATACGGAACGAAAGAACCTTTCGAAGTAAAGCTGGTTAATGGACAAGGACAAGTATATGCAAACGAAAAAATAACATTCAACATCAACGGAGTATTCTACGAAAGAACAACCAACGAACAAGGAATAGCTAAACTAAACATCAACCTAATGCCCGGCAAATACATAATAACATCAACACACAACGGACTAAACATAGCAAACACAGTCACAGTCAAAGAATAA